gggatattCCTAGCCCTGGAAATGCtgtggattgaatctggggccttctgcatgcaaagcagatgctcttccactgagctatggcccttccgtgATTTTGCTTGGAGAGCTGCCAATGAAATAAATTCATGGTGGGAATCAGTAAGAGTATGTAGAAGCATTTGTCTTAAAtggtaacattttaaaatatggaaaCGATAGAGCAAATGTGATGACTGTAGTAAAAAATATCTTCTTTTCTTCCCCAGTCTGCTCGTTGCCAACAGAGGTAAGTTGCCGTAATTTTGAATCGCTTAGTCCTGGTCTGTGCAGGCAGCAGTGTGAGGTAACtgcctggactgtaccacttcttTCTAGTCAgatacctgtcaggtatgctttaagttggattcctgcactgagcaggtggTTAACTCTGTGGCCATAcagacaccttccaactctactattttatgattctattccTAGTCTGACGTTCCAACCCAACCCCTTGCTCTTTTCTCTGTCTGTGTCAGCCCTTTTCAACTTGCtgcccccaaatgttgttggaatacaactcccatcacccctgcctTTGGCCATGCTTCCAGGAGCTGGTGGAAGTTggtgtccaataacatctggaggaccacagcttccctacccctgcttCAGATAGATATTTTGGGGGGCCCAAGACTACCAATCTTTTTGGcagcagcaaaataataataataataaaaaaagtagACACATCACTGGGGTGGGCAAAGCCCACCAACTTCATGGGGATACGGATTGCCCTCTCTTTGGTCATCAGATCCATCATTTGATGGCCAGAGAGGGGACAATAACTTTCCCCAGCTGATTGGCACAGGTTAGCTGAGGAGGGGGGGCTGTGGGTCCCTATCTGTGTGCATGCATATGAGAGTGTGGGATGGCCACACCTACCACCGGAGAGTTGGCCAGTGGTGGATGTGGTCCTCAGGCCAAAAATGGGTAGCAATGCCTAGTTTAAAGGCATTctggttagaatcatagaatagtagagttggaaggggcctataaggccatcaagtccaacccccagcgcAATGCAGTTATGTGCATTTGATCAGTTTTTTCTAAACTCCAACTTTCTTGAATGTGTTCATTAGCTGTTTTTAATCACCTCCTCTCTTTTTACAACAGTTCTGCTTGCTACTTTCTATTGCAGTTCTAAAACCTTTGCTTTGGAATTGGAATTGTGGGTCTGAATCAAGGatacccaatgtggtgccctccatctcccatcagccccagccagcatggctgacgaTCAGGGtactccaaagcatctggaggcatcatgttggctaacCCTGGAGTAAAGATCAAGGAGAAATTATTCCTGTTaaaatgtttatatcccaccctccaaaGTCAAACCTACAATAATTGCTCATAGttcaaactattattattattattattattaataataataataataataatttgacttGTTAGGTGCTTGTTATGCAGATTTCTCCAAGCAATTTACAACCCGTTTTCCAACATATGTATGCTATAATAGTAACACATTCAAAAAAAATACATGCAAGTCATAAATGTGTACACACCAAAATAtcaaaatgataaataaaataaaagtaacatCATTGTTTTGCCAGCTCGAGGCCAGATTAAGTTTGCCACCAATGGAAGATTGATAGGATTAAATGTAAAGTGGTTTAATTTAGGATTGGGGAACTGGGTTTGGTTGGTGGGACGGATCCCTATGCCAATGggctgttttgacaggtgggcagtgccctgcccacctgtcagccacctgacatcactatgatGTCTGGTGACAAATATTTCCTTTGTAGTGTGGCAAAAAGAAATgctgcaaaagaaaaaacaaggaaGGCTTCAAGttgccacccatcagctgattggtggtgacaGCACGCCTCCCTGGGCAAAGCACAATCAAGAGAGCACTTTAAAGGTCCCAATTGTGCATTGGCAGCTGTGTCTCAACCTGCCTCAcatctgacatcacatatgatgtcaggtgtggggcagatgggtgtggtttggggacaaCTGCTTCACAATGTGGGAAGGgctaggcctaattaggcctgtgagcttgaggttccccacccttgatttagCTTTCTCCCTGAAGGCCAGAAAGATAGAGCAATGGTGAGCTATGccaggcagggaattccacagagctgGGGTCAACACTGTAATAAAGACTCTGCTTCTTGCCAGCAGTGTGGGGAATTGGTCCTTGGAGCACAACTTCCTTTGATTATCTTTGTGGTCTGGAGGGCTTGCATGAAGAAGGACACTCCATAAGATATGCTGGACCTGGCTGTTTGTCTGCTGTTATTGTATGCGAACATTGTCATAAACAGTACTTTTATGCTCTGTGAACATATCTGTGTGTATGGAGGAGTTCTCTCAACTAACAATTCTACTCCAtgtatcttccccccccccagtattgtGAATACATGCCTGACGTGGCAAAATGCAGACAGTGGCTAGAGAAAAATTTTCCAAAAGAGTTTGCAAAACTTACTGTAGGTAAGAATACTGCtgtcttgttttttttaatgtgagacTGGGAGATGAGGAAAAGAGTTCAGATACTCAAGAGAGGATAACATTCAGTAGAAGTTTTGCTACAGATATCAAAAGGAACAGAACTGAGACCTTTACGTGTAAACTGACTGATTAGAACTGAGAGTTTATCTGCACATAATTGTTCTAGGAGTAACATCCCAAGAGCAGAGGTAGACATACTTGTGGGGCCTACTTTTTTTACGAGAACTCTGAGATCCCCCAACCAGAACCAGCTGCAAAATTCATACACTTAGGACTGAAGAATTCTGACCCCAGGAACGTGTTTTGAATCCACTACTGGTTACCCTCCCTTCCAACATTCTACATTTCTTGTGATTTTTTGGGTTGTGTGTGGCTATTTTGTTATTGCCATTTATGAAAAATTGAAAATTGGAACCCCTAGCTGATCTTCTGAGCAGTTTTGAATTAGATCTGCCAGTATATGCTGATCTAGCTCCCGCTCACCCCTAGTTTAGAGTGAGCCAGTAATGACTACTCTACTTCATTCCAAACTTCATTGACTTTTCACTTTCTCCTGGATTTGCTGATTTATTCCTCTTCCATCCCATAATTCTTTGGTTGGAAGAGAGTGGAGAGACAGAGGGTCTTCTAAGCACAATTAACCTGGATGTAATTTCCATTGAAGTTGCATCCTTCCAAGACTTTAacacaggtgtgaggaacctttggccctccagatgttgctgaactatagcatCCATCATCCCAggttattggccatgcttgaaggggctaatgggagttgtagtacagcagcatctggaaggccaaatgttcctcacacctgctttaACAGATTATTTGTAAGAACTCTCGTCTTAGTAAATTTGTTAGCTTGAAGGTAGCCCAGGACTCTGTTTTTGCTACAATAGATCAGCCTGGCTACTCTTGCATGAAGGTTGTGTTACGCTATCCAGAACGCTCTTCAATTTCTAGAGATGAGGTAGGGCTCCTTTCCATGGGGAATGCCTACTGAGAGTAAATCCCCTTGAACTTTGTGagccttccttctgagtaaacctgtgtATGATTACTTTGTTTTAAAAGGGGGCCTTCTTTCCTTGCATCGCATTCTCTCTCAGTGAGAATAGTAAACCAATTATATGTGTCACCAATTTGCTAAAACGGCAATGATGGTTTGTGGGAATGTGCTGGGGAAAAACAACTTTAATCTTGCTGACATCCCCCTGATTGCAAAGTGACTTTGTACCCAATTTCTCTCTTTGTCAAGCTTAAATCATTGTTAatagcatgtttttttttaatcctaattTAGAAAATTCTCCTAAACAAGAATCTGGAGTTGGAGAAGGTCAAGGGACAGCGggtgaagaggaagagaagaaaaagcaaaagagaggcaaggtctaaatcaggggtggggaatcttttttttttctagcCCAAGGGCTCCATTTCCCTCATGGAtgcccttccaggggctgcatgctagCAGTGGGAAGGATAGGaggccaaagtgggtggagcaacagatgtgactcttaactTTGTAGAGTACATTCAAGGCACACAAAAGTCATATTATCACACTTTAAGGGcatatttcagccaggcaaaagcacttgaggaaggtGTGGAACAGGGCCGGTGAGAGACacggccttttatttatttattaattttattatttggtttatatctcgcctttcctcccagcaggagcccagggcggcaaacaaaagcactaaacacactttaaaacatcataaaaacagaccttaaaatacattaaaacaaaacaactttaaaaacattttttttaaaaaaagctttaaaaacatcttaaataaaaagggttaaaaacatattgtttagggggggaaaggttttaaaaaaacatattaaaacatattttgagAGGGAGTGTGGCCCGGAAGAGTCCCAAGCTCTGGataaagaagcctggagggctgcattcacctTCCCTCCTGcactccaggcctgaggttccccatcctagcTGATTATTCATGGGTTCAATACCTTTAAGAAGatgggaagctgccatatactgagttagaccattgatccatctagctcagtactgactggcagGAGGAATCTCTTGGGTTTGGGGCGGGAGTCTGTCCCAACCtcgcctagagatgctggggattgaacctgggagcttctgcacgcaaggcagctgctctgtcgctgagctctggcccttccccaCCATTAAAAGAGGGAAAAAAAGGAATGTGGAAAAAACAGCTGCTGTTGGCCATTTTGTGCTGGGATGGGAAATTCACCCCTCCCAGCCCCCGCATGCACTAGAATGACACTTCTTTCCATTCTCTGAAGCAAAGTGTAGCCTTGGCAGTGATTGCTGCTGCTGATTTTCTATTCTGTCCCTAGGTGGAAGAGGTCAGATAAAACAGAAGAAGAAGACCGTACCACAAAAAGTGACGATAGCGAAAATTCCAAGAGCAAAGAAGAAATACGTCACGAGAGTGTGTGGTCTTGCAACTTTTGGTGAGTCGACAGCAGGCTTGTTCTCTCTGAGTTCTCTGGACTGTCCCAATTTAAGTTACAGGTATGGGCTCACATGTGGGCCAAAACATTCCCTTCCATACCAACTCCCCCCTACACCCTCCCCTGATGGCAATTAGCATTTTAGGGATGTGCTAGTGATCCGTGCCCACTTCTTCAGCCTtcggcctccagatgttgctggactacagctcccatcatccttggttgttggctaagctggctgcagttcatgggagttgtagtctagcaacatctggggacccaaggctgaagggcaGTGGCGcacacaatactgagcaagatggactaatggtccgaCTCAGTGAAAGGCAGGTTCCTGTGTATCTATGGATGTACTTTTGCTCCATTGTGTGGTCCTGTATACATGGGCCTGGACCCAAACAGCTCATACGAGTCTAAAAAGACACGGCATAAAAGGAaaggggacagggagggaagagaaaaacaagaaaactCTTAATGTTCCAAGGTTCTTGTAATAATCAGCTTGCCTGGAAATGGGCTGCTCACAGTTTTAAAAAGTTGTCAGCCCTCTGAGGAAAAAAAAATGTCGAACCATCCTTCCTGGAAGTTACTGTACAGCAGCCATTTGATCTTACAGTTGATCTTGACCTTCTGTAGCTGAACTGGAATCAGTTGGCTGCTTCTCACTCCTGTCATGGTAGAAAGGCTCGGAGGGGCCTTATTGATACTATTCACCCCCCAGAGCTGAAGGAGCAGGGCAGGCAGAACTAAggacctctgtgaggggaaaggcaCCCACCCCAGCTGGGAAGAGCAGCAGCAAATGGAGATGGCAGTTCCTCGCTGTCAGCTACTGCTTCTCTCCCTCGCAGGGCAGGCGGAACTGTTTTTCTGTCTTCTGCACCCCCATCTCCTCCTATgtctaaatgtttaaattgtaagctcctctcattTATGTTACTGTGTATAGCACCATGTCCTTGGGCGGCATTTAAATAAActagagaataagcaaatatgAAGTTGGTATTGTTTTATCCGTTTTTTATCGCCCCTAAACAGAAATAGACCTTAAGGAAGCACAAAGGTTCTTTGCTCAGAAATTCTCCTGCGGTGCCTCAGTAACAGGAGAGGATGAAATAATCATTCAGGGGGACTTTACCGATGACATCATTGACGTAATCCAGGAAAAGTGGCCTGAGGTAAAAACAAACTATCTCCCCATGTATTTAGTTCCCTGTCCTGTTGCATCCAATTAAGCTGCTAGTCACTGTGGAGTCTGGTTTTTGCAATACTAAGACACTTCAGACACCATTGCAGAGTGTCTGAAAGGGGGAAAAAGGAGTAAGAGAGGTGGTGAAAGAGTGGCTAGGTTAAGCAAAGATTTAGATCTTTCTCCTCATGAGAACTAGAAACTCTGCATGATTTCTTATTAAATACACTGATAGAATTTGGAACCACCATATGCTGCATTTGAGAATTCACAGCACAGTTGTGGTGATGCAAATTCCGAGATCAGTGACTCTCTGGAGTTTACCTATCGGGAGCTCTACAGTGTAGTTGATCCAAGCGGGGCTTGATGACTTCACAACCCGTTTGGATTGGTTAGAACGCAGACTGCACTGCAATGGAAAATTGGGTCTTCTGATGCTCTGGTGACATCAGGCAAAGTGGCCTGCCGCGTGTGGGGGACCTCAGGATGAGGCCTGCTGgactgaaaaggttccccacccctgctcaaaGAAAAAGTGCTCAAAGGAAACTTTTTCACGTGTGACTCTGTACCTTGAGAGCCTTCTCTAGGTTTCCCTGCCTAATGAAGTGAGGTGGAGCAGTTATTGGGGAGAGGGTCTTCTTGCTGGTGACACCCTGCTTaaagaatgccctccccagaaagGCTCACCTGGTGTCTCCACTATGACCTTTTAAGCACCAGGTGAATACCTTGTTgatctcccaggccttttaaattaCAATTTGTTGCACCGAGTTCCCTTCACTGTTTTTTATGCTGGTTTTATGTTGATTTTAGTTACTTTTTGCGtttatgattttattttgaatcttgctttattatttatgtaAGCTGCCCAGAAAACCTGGATGGATGggcaatataacaatataacattttttttttacaacttcTTGATGGCCCTGTATAATATAATAATGTCTTCTGACTGAGGACACAATTCTTTATCTTGCAGGTGGATGATGATAGCATTGAAGATCTAGGAGAAGTCAAGAAgtgatgttgtttttttaaagaagaaaaaaacactgCCTTTTAACAAACACCTAGTTCTAGTCACCGTAGCCAAAGCAAGGCTTCTACGTGTGTTTGCCTGACAGCAGAACTGTTAAAGGGGCGCCCTTACTGTTGGCATTTTCACTGTTCTGTATTGGCTGCTTATTTTCTGTTTGTGATTTTTGCCAAAGTTTAAGCCTGGGGGAAGTGGGACTCTCATGCTTCCGCATGAAGTAGAGACTTGATCAAATAAAGAAGTTATTGTTCCTCACCAAGTAagtgtttccttttttttctaaCATGGTTTTCCATCCCTCAGCACATCTCATCAAAAGACAGCTTGAAATACTGATGTGTTTTCTAGACACAATCTGCTAGgtatttaaatggaaatggactgccttcaagtcgatcctgacttatggttaccctatgcatagggatttcatggtaagcggtattcagagggggtttaccattgcctccctctgaggctagtcctccccagctggctagggcctgctcagcttgccacagctgcacaagccagcccctgccttgtccgcaactgccagctggggggcaactgggctccttgggactatgccgcttgcccacggctgcacaggtggcagggcacgtcacccctgagccactcactgtgggggtgatctttagctggcccttggcacccaggagacgcgagcggggatttgaactcacaagattctggactcccagccaggctctcctccccactgtgctatagtaGCCTACGGTATTTAAGTAAGAGTTGCATATCAAAGATTTTGCCACAGTAAATCTGTTTTAAGTCTTTTGATATGCTACAAAGCACTATTTTTTTAACATCTGCGCTGCAACAGACTCACCTAGTTGTCCCTCTGGAATTTGCAGTTACAAAGTTTGCCTTCAAGATGTTTGGCTTTTTGTGTCACCATAAAAATTCTAGCCTTCATGGCTGCAGAGAGCTTttgaaaatgaatttaaaaatt
This Rhineura floridana isolate rRhiFlo1 chromosome 19, rRhiFlo1.hap2, whole genome shotgun sequence DNA region includes the following protein-coding sequences:
- the DENR gene encoding density-regulated protein, which translates into the protein MAMDATESAVLDCKGDQRCNARPDADYPLRVLYCGVCSLPTEYCEYMPDVAKCRQWLEKNFPKEFAKLTVENSPKQESGVGEGQGTAGEEEEKKKQKRGGRGQIKQKKKTVPQKVTIAKIPRAKKKYVTRVCGLATFEIDLKEAQRFFAQKFSCGASVTGEDEIIIQGDFTDDIIDVIQEKWPEVDDDSIEDLGEVKK